A window of the Nitrosopumilus ureiphilus genome harbors these coding sequences:
- the sufC gene encoding Fe-S cluster assembly ATPase SufC: protein MAVLEIKDLHVSREGKEILKGVNLKTGPGEVHAIMGPNGSGKSTLAYTLLAHPKYEVTKGDILLDGESILDLTADERAKKGLFLGFQYPTEVSGVGFSHFLRTAYNALSKALEGDDREVFITVREFQKYLKENLEKVGLKEEFLSRYLNEGFSGGEKKRAEVLQMAVLKPKISILDEPDSGLDIDAVQAVAQAISKVSGKDATVIVITHYARILKFLDKLDFVHVFARGQVLKTGDASLADKLEAEGYDWVLEQPQIS, encoded by the coding sequence ATGGCAGTTTTAGAAATTAAAGATCTACATGTATCAAGAGAAGGAAAAGAGATTCTCAAAGGCGTGAATCTAAAAACTGGACCTGGAGAAGTACATGCCATAATGGGACCAAACGGTTCTGGAAAAAGTACACTGGCCTACACATTACTTGCACATCCAAAATACGAAGTTACAAAGGGGGATATTTTGTTAGATGGCGAGAGCATTTTAGATTTAACAGCAGATGAAAGAGCAAAGAAAGGATTATTCTTAGGATTTCAGTATCCAACTGAAGTTTCAGGTGTTGGATTCTCTCACTTTCTAAGAACAGCTTACAATGCTCTTAGTAAAGCACTTGAAGGTGACGATAGAGAAGTATTCATCACAGTTAGAGAATTTCAAAAATACCTAAAAGAGAATTTAGAAAAAGTCGGATTAAAAGAAGAATTTCTATCAAGATATCTCAATGAAGGATTCTCAGGTGGAGAGAAAAAGCGTGCTGAAGTTTTGCAAATGGCAGTACTAAAACCAAAGATTTCAATTTTAGATGAGCCAGATTCAGGATTAGATATTGACGCAGTCCAAGCAGTTGCACAAGCAATCAGTAAAGTATCCGGCAAAGATGCAACAGTGATTGTAATTACTCATTATGCTAGAATTTTGAAATTCTTAGATAAACTAGATTTCGTTCATGTATTTGCTAGAGGTCAAGTGTTAAAAACAGGTGACGCATCCCTTGCAGACAAACTAGAAGCAGAGGGTTATGATTGGGTTT
- a CDS encoding transcription initiation factor IIB: MNILEKQNCPECKSTLVDDMQNGEIICSGCGVVVDDQISDYGPETISSNFEDKMKLARATGQTTYSQHDLGITTEISISAKDFSGKTINREVANQMHNLRKWQQRVRVSSPKERRLANVLTKMGETCDSLSLSKNVLETASMIYRNLDGHVDVKGKSVVSITAATIYMACKQCDVVRSLEEICRGICPPKDVKSKTKLAARYYRTMVMEMGHLASPVVTMDKYISKIANMTQTEVRVERLALEIAEKTKDSSIADGKAPNGIAAAYLYVASVLLGQNVLQRDVSSIAGVTEVTIRNRCKEILTCYKLKITLRPSLAKY, translated from the coding sequence ATGAACATACTAGAAAAACAAAACTGTCCTGAATGTAAATCTACATTAGTAGATGACATGCAGAACGGTGAAATCATCTGTTCTGGTTGCGGCGTAGTAGTCGATGATCAGATATCAGATTATGGTCCAGAAACTATTAGCTCAAATTTCGAAGACAAAATGAAATTAGCACGAGCTACAGGACAAACAACTTATTCTCAACATGATTTGGGAATAACAACTGAGATTTCAATCAGTGCAAAAGACTTTAGCGGAAAAACAATCAATCGTGAAGTTGCAAATCAAATGCACAATCTCAGAAAGTGGCAACAAAGAGTAAGAGTTTCCTCACCAAAAGAGAGACGACTTGCAAATGTTTTAACAAAAATGGGAGAAACATGCGATAGTCTTAGTCTTTCAAAAAATGTTTTGGAAACTGCTTCTATGATATACAGAAACTTGGACGGACATGTTGATGTGAAGGGAAAATCAGTAGTTAGCATAACTGCTGCTACAATTTACATGGCATGCAAACAATGTGACGTAGTAAGATCACTAGAAGAAATTTGTCGCGGAATTTGTCCACCAAAAGATGTAAAATCTAAAACAAAACTTGCAGCAAGATACTACAGAACCATGGTAATGGAAATGGGACACTTAGCATCCCCAGTTGTAACCATGGACAAATACATCTCAAAGATAGCAAATATGACGCAAACTGAGGTCAGAGTTGAAAGACTAGCCTTGGAAATTGCAGAAAAAACTAAAGATAGTAGCATTGCAGACGGAAAAGCTCCAAATGGAATTGCAGCAGCATATCTGTATGTGGCATCGGTACTACTTGGACAAAACGTTCTACAAAGAGACGTTTCAAGTATTGCAGGAGTAACAGAAGTTACTATCAGAAATAGATGTAAAGAAATTCTAACATGCTACAAACTCAAAATTACTTTAAGACCATCTCTGGCCAAATATTAA
- a CDS encoding H/ACA ribonucleoprotein complex subunit GAR1, with translation MQEVGEIMHLAGSGRVIIQLSKELVEGQILCDEKGTRVAKVNEMIGPVSRPYASATPLTNSIKKYIGKSVYATEQSPANKPKKFRRRK, from the coding sequence TTGCAGGAGGTAGGCGAAATAATGCACCTAGCCGGTAGTGGCAGGGTAATCATTCAACTATCTAAAGAATTAGTTGAAGGACAAATACTCTGTGACGAGAAGGGAACTAGAGTTGCAAAAGTAAATGAAATGATTGGTCCAGTAAGTAGACCATATGCGTCAGCAACGCCATTAACAAATAGTATCAAAAAATACATTGGCAAAAGCGTTTACGCAACAGAGCAATCTCCTGCCAATAAACCAAAAAAATTTAGGAGAAGAAAATAA
- a CDS encoding signal recognition particle subunit SRP19/SEC65 family protein, whose product MKDYEHIVIWLDYFNKNLKKSKGRRVGLERCVFDPSLKELMDATTAAGFEITESDDKVRFPKRPFVRSGYIILPKESSKTKILNKISEKLVSKRSKQSR is encoded by the coding sequence ATGAAAGATTACGAACACATCGTAATCTGGTTGGATTATTTTAACAAAAATTTAAAAAAATCAAAAGGTAGACGCGTTGGATTAGAAAGATGTGTTTTTGATCCTTCGCTAAAAGAATTAATGGATGCAACAACAGCTGCAGGATTTGAGATTACAGAGTCTGATGACAAAGTAAGATTTCCAAAACGACCCTTTGTCAGGTCAGGGTATATTATTTTACCAAAAGAATCTTCAAAGACAAAAATTCTTAACAAGATTTCAGAAAAACTCGTATCAAAAAGAAGCAAGCAATCAAGATAA
- a CDS encoding 30S ribosomal protein S8e — MRKSVENLATSKITGGRRHPLRIRRKYETDRYPNEPNTGAQITITRRVRGNNKKTALKSIDFVNLATGDAKVKKTKILKVLDNATNNDYKRRGIITKGAILETQEGKCKVVSKPGQNGIVNAILLKE; from the coding sequence GTGAGAAAATCCGTAGAGAACTTAGCAACAAGTAAAATTACTGGAGGAAGAAGGCATCCGCTAAGAATTAGAAGAAAATATGAAACTGACAGATACCCAAATGAACCAAACACTGGAGCTCAAATAACTATTACAAGAAGAGTTCGTGGAAATAATAAAAAAACAGCATTGAAATCAATTGATTTTGTTAATCTAGCAACAGGGGATGCTAAAGTAAAGAAAACAAAAATTCTCAAAGTATTAGATAATGCAACAAACAATGATTACAAAAGAAGAGGCATTATTACAAAAGGTGCAATACTTGAAACACAAGAAGGTAAATGCAAAGTTGTTTCAAAACCAGGGCAAAACGGAATAGTTAACGCAATTTTACTAAAGGAATAA
- the scpB gene encoding SMC-Scp complex subunit ScpB, translating to MTKIENMNEATARIEAALYSAGRPLRLEDIIRASGTESRTKTLELLESIMKKTKNVFKALEVVILPDGSYVMQLKPEYSSTVKRYASKPVLPNATLKTLSYIAYMQPISSKQLVETRGSGVYSHLKELRQLDYISHQNVGRLKIYSTTEKFQKYFGIQGDVEDLKQRLFSKVRKTASMSRTNPIQIVTETN from the coding sequence TTGACTAAAATTGAGAATATGAATGAGGCAACTGCAAGAATAGAGGCGGCACTTTACTCAGCAGGCAGACCACTTAGATTGGAAGATATTATCAGAGCATCAGGCACAGAATCAAGGACCAAAACACTAGAATTACTTGAGAGCATCATGAAAAAAACCAAGAATGTCTTCAAAGCACTTGAAGTAGTCATACTACCAGACGGATCATATGTAATGCAACTAAAACCAGAATACAGTTCCACTGTCAAAAGATATGCATCAAAACCAGTTCTTCCAAATGCTACACTTAAGACATTGTCATACATTGCATACATGCAACCAATCTCATCAAAGCAACTTGTAGAGACAAGAGGTTCTGGAGTATATTCTCATCTTAAAGAACTACGACAATTAGATTACATCAGCCATCAAAATGTTGGAAGATTGAAAATTTACAGCACTACAGAAAAATTCCAAAAATACTTTGGAATTCAAGGAGACGTAGAAGATCTAAAACAGCGACTATTTTCCAAAGTCAGAAAAACAGCAAGCATGAGCAGAACAAATCCTATTCAAATAGTTACAGAGACAAATTAA
- a CDS encoding chromosome segregation protein ScpA: MSEAQTPNSISQEPVNILFSPSSVAKKDVWEIDLIQILNLLIKILEKTGKKDLKVAGMAALSSSLIYRMKVESIFALQKAAMEKKPMHQRTDVDIELIDIPYRHESTYPVSLDDLLGLLQNLIGTIANPQSRRNRQVDIEPIVAPDFQEYFISLESIIGKYEDLVMKKISLTGFGLLQDIISELDQVDSIRCFFAILFLARDQKVDLEQIEDDIKIILIKEELTN; this comes from the coding sequence GTGAGCGAAGCACAAACTCCAAACAGTATTTCTCAGGAACCAGTAAACATCCTGTTTAGCCCATCATCAGTTGCCAAGAAAGATGTGTGGGAGATTGATCTAATCCAAATTTTAAATTTATTGATAAAAATTCTTGAAAAAACAGGTAAGAAAGATCTCAAAGTAGCAGGAATGGCAGCATTATCATCATCATTAATTTACAGAATGAAAGTTGAAAGTATTTTTGCATTACAAAAAGCTGCAATGGAGAAAAAGCCAATGCATCAAAGAACAGATGTAGATATTGAATTAATAGATATTCCATATAGACATGAATCTACTTACCCAGTTTCATTAGATGATTTGCTAGGATTACTTCAAAATCTTATTGGAACTATAGCAAATCCCCAATCAAGAAGAAATAGACAAGTGGACATTGAGCCAATTGTAGCACCAGATTTCCAAGAATATTTCATTTCACTTGAAAGCATAATAGGAAAATATGAAGATTTAGTGATGAAAAAAATTTCATTGACGGGATTTGGATTACTTCAAGACATTATTTCGGAATTAGATCAAGTCGATTCAATAAGATGCTTCTTTGCAATACTATTTCTAGCAAGAGACCAAAAAGTAGATCTTGAACAAATAGAAGACGACATCAAAATTATCTTGATAAAAGAAGAATTAACAAACTGA
- a CDS encoding alcohol dehydrogenase, which translates to MKSARITGPNEPLAISESETPKPQGSQVLLKVKSVGVCHSDLHLWEGGYDLGDGQFMKVTDRGVKYPVTPGHEIVGTVEDLGDDVSGISQGDEVLVFPWIGCGKCPACKVGNENLCDTPRSMGVFQDGGYSDYVLIPNYKYLAKLDGVNSDSATSLACSGLTAYSAVKKANENLPEFLLIIGAGGLGLMAIQIAKAITKAKIICIDNDDKKFDTAKKMGADFVVNTSVSGSLSSGTGSPVDKIISICNGKGADSVIDFVNAPQTVRTALGVVRKRGNIVLVGLFGGSLEISLVTIPLKSIVIQGAYTGNYADMVELLDLARKGIINPMISKRYTLDEANTALEDLKARKIVGRAVINP; encoded by the coding sequence GTGAAATCTGCTAGGATCACAGGCCCAAATGAGCCTCTTGCAATATCTGAATCTGAGACACCAAAACCTCAAGGAAGTCAGGTTCTGCTTAAAGTAAAATCTGTGGGTGTGTGTCATAGTGATTTACACTTGTGGGAAGGCGGATATGATCTTGGGGATGGACAATTTATGAAAGTCACCGATAGAGGAGTGAAATATCCTGTAACTCCAGGGCATGAGATTGTTGGCACTGTTGAAGATCTAGGCGATGATGTCTCTGGCATATCCCAAGGTGATGAGGTTCTAGTTTTTCCGTGGATTGGCTGTGGAAAATGTCCTGCATGTAAAGTCGGAAATGAAAATCTTTGTGATACGCCAAGATCAATGGGTGTTTTTCAAGATGGTGGTTATTCTGATTATGTATTGATTCCAAATTACAAATATTTAGCTAAACTTGATGGTGTTAATTCTGACTCTGCAACTTCGCTTGCTTGTTCTGGTCTTACCGCATACAGTGCTGTCAAAAAAGCAAACGAGAATTTACCTGAATTTTTACTAATCATTGGTGCAGGAGGTTTAGGATTGATGGCAATTCAAATTGCAAAAGCAATAACCAAAGCCAAAATAATTTGTATTGACAATGATGACAAAAAATTTGACACTGCAAAAAAGATGGGTGCAGACTTTGTTGTAAATACAAGTGTGTCAGGATCTTTATCTAGTGGAACTGGAAGTCCGGTTGATAAAATAATTTCTATTTGTAATGGTAAAGGAGCTGACAGTGTTATTGACTTTGTAAATGCACCTCAAACTGTAAGAACTGCATTAGGTGTTGTACGAAAAAGAGGAAACATTGTTCTAGTGGGATTATTTGGAGGATCCCTTGAAATATCTCTTGTTACAATTCCACTAAAATCAATTGTTATTCAGGGTGCATATACTGGAAATTACGCTGACATGGTGGAACTTCTTGATCTTGCTAGAAAAGGAATCATTAATCCTATGATTTCAAAAAGATACACCCTTGATGAGGCAAATACAGCTTTGGAGGATCTAAAAGCAAGAAAAATAGTTGGCCGTG